A part of Halalkalicoccus tibetensis genomic DNA contains:
- a CDS encoding ribbon-helix-helix protein, CopG family gives MKNITVRLDEELIDELELEADEHGVSRSEYIRNTLVTRDEHDDTRDEYEQEITDLKERINELETENERMRNEKRLILEQREENTELVEYVQEERELQQRREERLDAPVWRRAKWWLVGR, from the coding sequence ATGAAGAATATCACTGTCCGGCTCGACGAGGAACTCATCGATGAACTTGAGTTAGAAGCTGATGAACACGGCGTATCGCGTAGTGAATACATTCGCAACACTCTTGTAACACGTGATGAACACGACGACACACGCGATGAATACGAGCAAGAGATCACCGATCTCAAAGAGCGAATTAACGAGCTTGAGACGGAAAATGAGAGAATGCGAAATGAGAAGCGGCTTATTCTCGAACAGCGCGAAGAAAATACTGAACTTGTTGAGTACGTCCAAGAAGAGCGGGAGCTGCAACAGCGGCGCGAGGAACGTCTGGATGCCCCTGTGTGGCGACGAGCGAAATGGTGGCTCGTTGGGCGGTGA
- a CDS encoding DUF6516 family protein: MPEDDDATLLLETRQNFGDTYAEVRAWDVPPSERYPDGVHYSMQYGTTDGSLIFRYDNFPDHPGAAEHHKHIGESRVEDIDFPGVLDLYRRFKAEVNDHENGQWK; this comes from the coding sequence ATGCCGGAGGATGATGATGCAACGTTACTCCTCGAAACACGGCAGAACTTTGGCGACACCTACGCCGAAGTCCGTGCATGGGATGTTCCCCCGTCGGAGCGATACCCGGACGGGGTCCACTACTCGATGCAGTACGGTACGACCGACGGCAGTCTCATCTTTCGCTACGATAACTTTCCTGACCACCCCGGCGCGGCGGAACACCACAAGCATATCGGCGAATCTCGGGTTGAGGACATCGATTTCCCCGGTGTACTCGACCTGTATCGACGGTTCAAAGCGGAGGTAAATGATCATGAAAACGGACAATGGAAATGA
- a CDS encoding transcriptional regulator, with amino-acid sequence MKTDNGNETESDERVLHIRFKQSDSESVEAALAALDQGETPEPYLEVVFHDPVQLHQVTRPKNLELLQVITSEHPESIRETARIVERDVRQVHRNLNELESLGLIDLDTVGQSKRPTVWYDSISVDLSLDHPVNDRRGVKA; translated from the coding sequence ATGAAAACGGACAATGGAAATGAGACAGAATCAGACGAGCGCGTGCTGCACATCCGCTTCAAGCAGAGCGATAGCGAGTCGGTTGAAGCAGCACTCGCAGCGCTCGACCAGGGAGAGACACCTGAACCATATCTCGAGGTCGTGTTTCACGATCCCGTGCAATTGCATCAGGTGACTCGACCGAAAAACTTGGAGTTGTTGCAGGTGATTACGAGCGAGCACCCCGAGAGCATCCGCGAAACAGCCCGAATCGTTGAGCGGGATGTTCGACAGGTCCACCGGAATCTGAACGAGTTAGAATCGCTTGGACTGATCGATCTCGATACAGTCGGACAATCCAAGCGGCCGACGGTCTGGTATGATTCTATCTCGGTCGATCTCTCACTAGATCACCCGGTCAACGACAGACGGGGCGTAAAAGCGTAG